From the genome of Candidatus Deferrimicrobium borealis:
AAATGGAGGCGTGCCGCGGGAGGACTCCTGGCAGTCTGCTCCGTCCTCGGGATCCTCAGTTTCTTCACGGGGCATGTCTCCGTCATGGGGCAGGACGTCTTCCTGCCGGGGGTCGTCGGTGACCTGCTCGGTGTCCATTTCCTCGGGAGGGTGGCGGGTACCGCGGGCGGACTCGTCCTGCTGGTCGCCCTCCTCCTGTTCTCCCTCATGTTGGTCACCGGTCTCCCGTTGAGTGGCCTGCCGGCGCTGGTCCGCAAGGATTCGTCGCCGGAAACGGTCCGCGAGAGGATCAAGGAGAAGTTGGCCCCGCGCGAGACGTGGGAGGAGGAGCGCCAGGCGCCGGAGGCCCGGGAAGAAGCCGCCCCCCCGCGGGTGGTCGCGCGAAGGCCCGTCCCCGAGGAGGCCGCGCCCCCCCGGACCGCCGGGAAGGCGTTCGTCCTGCCGCCGCTCGACCTGCTCGAACCGTCCAAGGGCGTCGAGGAGGGGGTCGACGAGGAGACGCTGCGGGAAAACGCCAAGGCGTTGCTGTCCAAGCTCGCGGAGCACGGCATCGACGGCGAGATCACCGAGATTCGAACCGGCCCCCTGGTCACCATGTACGAGTTTCGGCCCGCGCCGGGGATCAAGGCGAACCGGGTCTCGGCGATGGCGGACGACCTGGCGCTGGCGATGCGGTGCGAGTCGGTGCGCGTGGTCCCCAACATCCCCGGGAAGGGGGTCATGGGGTTCGAGATCCCCAACGGCCGCAGGGCCCCGATCGTCCTGCGGGAGCTGCTCGGGTGCCCCGCCTACGCCTCCGCCGTCCCGACGCTGTCGCTGGCCATGGGGAAAGACATCTTCGGCGATCCGGTGGTCAGGGACCTCGGGAAGATGCCCCACCTCCTGATCGCCGGCGCCACCGGGTCCGGGAAGAGCGTGGCGCTCCACACGATGATCCTGTCGATCCTCTTCCGCGCGACGCCCGACGAGGTCCGGCTCATTCTTGTCGACCCGAAGATGCTCGAGCTGTCGCTCTACGATGGCATCCCGCACCTGTACCACCCGGTCGTCACCCAGCCGCGCGACGCGGCCCAGGTTCTGAAGTGGGCGGTGGGGGAGATGCGCGGGCGGTACCAGCTGATGATGGAAAACGGCGTCCGCCATATCGACGCCTTCAACCAGTTCGTCGAGAAACGGCTCCGCTCGGCGGGCAGATCGAAGGCGGAAGGGGAGGGCGACGACCTCGTGAAGCTCCCCTACATCGTCATTCTCATCGACGAACTCGCGGACCTGATGATGACCTCCGCGTCCCGGAGGGAGGTGGAGGATTCCATCACTCAGCTCACCCAGATGGCGCGGGCAGCGGGGATCCACCTGATCTTCGCGACCCAGCGGCCTTCCGTGGACGTGCTGACGGGCGTGATCAAGGCGAACTTCCCGTCGCGGGTCTCCTTCAAGGTGATCTCCCAGTTCGACTCCCGGACGATCCTCGACCAATCGGGGGCGGAGACGCTCCTCGGGTTCGGGGACATGCTCTTCCTCCAGCCCGGTGTCGGGGGGATCGTCCGGGTGCACTGTCCCTACGTGGGGGAGGGCGAGATCCAGCGCGTCGTGGAGCATTTGAAGGCCCAGGGACCGCCGGTGTACGACTCCGCGATCACGGCCCCCCCGTCCGCCGAGGATCCCGACCCGTCGCGCGACGAGATGTTCGACGCCGCCGTCGAGGAAGTCGTCCGCGC
Proteins encoded in this window:
- a CDS encoding DNA translocase FtsK — encoded protein: MADIGKIRRETVAVLFLAAGVVLSVALVSFHQMDPSLSTAGSPEAEVRNWAGWGGAILSDLLLQLFGVGAAGFPLLCILLAYWTYRGEEILGKWRRAAGGLLAVCSVLGILSFFTGHVSVMGQDVFLPGVVGDLLGVHFLGRVAGTAGGLVLLVALLLFSLMLVTGLPLSGLPALVRKDSSPETVRERIKEKLAPRETWEEERQAPEAREEAAPPRVVARRPVPEEAAPPRTAGKAFVLPPLDLLEPSKGVEEGVDEETLRENAKALLSKLAEHGIDGEITEIRTGPLVTMYEFRPAPGIKANRVSAMADDLALAMRCESVRVVPNIPGKGVMGFEIPNGRRAPIVLRELLGCPAYASAVPTLSLAMGKDIFGDPVVRDLGKMPHLLIAGATGSGKSVALHTMILSILFRATPDEVRLILVDPKMLELSLYDGIPHLYHPVVTQPRDAAQVLKWAVGEMRGRYQLMMENGVRHIDAFNQFVEKRLRSAGRSKAEGEGDDLVKLPYIVILIDELADLMMTSASRREVEDSITQLTQMARAAGIHLIFATQRPSVDVLTGVIKANFPSRVSFKVISQFDSRTILDQSGAETLLGFGDMLFLQPGVGGIVRVHCPYVGEGEIQRVVEHLKAQGPPVYDSAITAPPSAEDPDPSRDEMFDAAVEEVVRAGRASVSFLQRRLKIGFNRAARIVEEMERQGIVGPAEGGKQREVYVARKEE